A segment of the Flavobacteriales bacterium genome:
ATCAATTTTGACGCTACCACTAAAGGTAAGAAGTTAAGCGCTACTATTAATGTTGATAGAACTAAATATGATATCAAATACGGTTCTGGTAGTTTTTTTGATAGCCTAGGCGACAATATGATTTATGACGATTTTGAAATCCAAGTAAATTTAGAAATCTAAAATGCCTCGAAAAGTTTAACAGAAGTTAACCTTATAGGAAATCAGCCAAAAAGAGATAAAAATTGTATTTTTATAAAAGCGTTTACAGCTTACTTTGTCAAAGAAGAAGGCTTTGGATTTATGGCTTAAAAAATTTCCTACAGGAAAGTATATTGTAAGGTAATATGAAAAGAATAGAATTTTTAAAAAAGTCCATTATATCAGGAGTTGCCGCTATGGCAGCTCCTTTGATGCTCAAGTCGAGCAATGGCAAAACATCCACTTTCAATAAATTAATGGAACAAGTGGGCTTCAACCATATGCCAAATAACGAAATTGGCACTGAAAGTACGGTTCTGCACAAAGCTCATACACGCGGTAGTGCCGACCACGGATGGCTCAAGGTCAATCATACGTTTAGTTTTGCCAACTATCGAAATCCACAACGGATGAATTTTGGTGTGTTGAGGGTGCTCAATGACGATATTATTGCAGGGGGTAGAGGCTTTAGCACACATCCTCACGATAATATGGAAATCATTACTATTCCACTTGAGGGCGACTTAAAGCATAAGGATAATATGGGCAATGGGGCTATTATTAAAAATGGTGACGTGCAGGTAATGAGCGCTGGAACAGGCATAAAACATAGCGAGTTTAACGCCAATAAAGATAAGGATGTTAAAGTCTTACAAATTTGGTTGTTCCCTAACAAAAGAAATGTAAAACCTAGATACGATCAATTGTCATTACAGTCCCTAAAAAAGAAGGATACTTTTTATCAAATATTATCACCTAACAGCAATGACAAGGGTGTATGGATTCATCAAAACGCATGGTTTAGCTTAGGTGAATTTACAACGGATAAGAGGCTTAATTACAACTTAAATTCGAAACAAAATGGGGTGTATGCTTTCATTATCGAAGGTCAAGCGACTATACAAAATCAAAAGCTAGACCAAAGAGATGGCTTTGGTGTATGGAATACCAATTCTTTAGATATTACCGCAAAAAAAGGAGCAAAAATATTATTAATGGAAGTACCTATGTATATTTGAGACTTTAAACAATCCATTTAATTACTCAATGAAAGCATTTCTTACACTTGTACTTACCCTAAGTTCTTTTTGCCTAAGTGCGCAAATCAACCTATTGAAGAAGGCTAACGATAACGTTAAAAATTTAATTCGTACGGAGGCTAGTCTTTCCGAAAGTGACATCAAGAAGGGACTAAGCGAGGCTTTAAGGAAAGGCAGTGAATATGCGGTTAAAAATGCTTCTCAATACAACGGTTTTAATACCAACGCATTGATAAGAATACCTTTTCCTGCTGAGGCAGAAAACGTAAAAAATAGTTTATCTAAAATAGGCTTACAAGCTCAGATAAATTCTTTTGAGGAAAGCATGAACCATGCGGCCGAGTCAGCCAGTAAAGAGGCTTTAAGCCTGTTAGTTAAGGCCGTTAATGGAATGACGATAAAGGATGCTTACTCCATTTTGAAAGGTGCGGATAATGCTGCTACAAACTATTTAAAGGAACAAACACATTCAGATGTTTACCGTTCTTTTAAACCCATTATTAATACCTCAATGCAAAAGCATAAGGTAGCTCAGCAATGGACTACAATATCTACACGATACAATGCTTTACCCTTTACTAAAGACATCAACCCTGATCTTGAAGACTACATTACAAATAAGGCTATTGACGGCTTATTTGTATTATTGGCAAAACAGGAAAAAGAGATCAGAAAAAACCCTTTAGCACGCACTTCTGATATTTTAAAAAAGGTATTTGACTAGTCCAGAATAATTTTTTTCTCCACACTGCCATCCTCATAAAGATAGAATAAAGTCTTATTCTTAATGACTTTTGAAGGTCTGCCTAATACATCGGTTATTCCAATGATTTTTTGGTCTTTTGTTGAATGAACGTCCACAGTTGTTTGATCGCACACCAACTGATTGATGTAGTTCCATATGCCGTTATTTTGGTTGAATGGTACTAAACCCTCTTCCGAAACATCTCCCATTCTTATCCATACCATATTTTGAGAAGGAACCACGTTGATATATTGTCCGTTTTTACCCATGGCAGCATACATATCGTCGGGGGCATTAGAGCATAAACTGCCTTCAAATACATATTGGCCTTGAGGTACCATAAAGCTATTTTTACCATTGAGCCACCACAAATATCCATAGGACTCGTTGAGGTCTTGCGAAGTGTTGGTCATGGCGCTGAAATAAGCATCATCTCCAAGAATTTCGTTATCGTTCCACTTACCTTCATTAAGTATTAAC
Coding sequences within it:
- a CDS encoding pirin family protein, yielding MKRIEFLKKSIISGVAAMAAPLMLKSSNGKTSTFNKLMEQVGFNHMPNNEIGTESTVLHKAHTRGSADHGWLKVNHTFSFANYRNPQRMNFGVLRVLNDDIIAGGRGFSTHPHDNMEIITIPLEGDLKHKDNMGNGAIIKNGDVQVMSAGTGIKHSEFNANKDKDVKVLQIWLFPNKRNVKPRYDQLSLQSLKKKDTFYQILSPNSNDKGVWIHQNAWFSLGEFTTDKRLNYNLNSKQNGVYAFIIEGQATIQNQKLDQRDGFGVWNTNSLDITAKKGAKILLMEVPMYI
- a CDS encoding DUF4197 domain-containing protein, translated to MKAFLTLVLTLSSFCLSAQINLLKKANDNVKNLIRTEASLSESDIKKGLSEALRKGSEYAVKNASQYNGFNTNALIRIPFPAEAENVKNSLSKIGLQAQINSFEESMNHAAESASKEALSLLVKAVNGMTIKDAYSILKGADNAATNYLKEQTHSDVYRSFKPIINTSMQKHKVAQQWTTISTRYNALPFTKDINPDLEDYITNKAIDGLFVLLAKQEKEIRKNPLARTSDILKKVFD